A region from the Triplophysa rosa linkage group LG4, Trosa_1v2, whole genome shotgun sequence genome encodes:
- the tsga10 gene encoding testis-specific gene 10 protein, with protein sequence MLRARRSTSPVKGTSTQRSPTRQSPVKGGTYDSELMRVLRERDELQNMLDKYERHMSEVQANIKVLTAERDKTRMHYQQAQEEIAALRREVMKSRTARGPKSSVTAQSILKRLEAERDEAAADLHHMTTERDSLRERLKISQETAISERAHLEQRVEDLQAAVLTLEQERGEQKSRQAQMRETMIGLEEEVHTLGQKLNSSEEELGRVRNECSSLRLSNSQMESSLSETQRRLTSRIGELQNLQDRNKQLDEKNESLLRQMMASREEVSMLQHTSSELDLHRRTLMVQLEKKSELLSIADDQLDEKEKTIRSFRLKVEDLEKTLVALKETVVDRERDLEVLRRKLSDSEKGVVTLTKIKDAMLQENSLLRADLDQAHLDKQSLQLKLDEANHEIEDIHRKVQDHIADISCTEDLLSAKERECRDLEESERKVSLQAESWERQSRQAETTITELRLELSDSNSEMIRLKERADSLERSLQEALSAERSCNSQLSQLNRKMIIMEEDLHQAQTERAQVQADLEKTRELCIKLDASKEAVQHELESCQSEVALLQKKLASERLSVQSLESLLVSARETELQRQLTSQERQAETQILRDKLSMADSKVSSQSREMAQLRTQSALIEADLDMTKSHLSTERFERERAVQELRRLGLSGLSPVLSSTMRDSSTSRHRSLSPQRSWSPERSHHSSADPLLMSHYPDRSSSFKELYD encoded by the exons ATGCTGAGAGCTCGTCGCTCAACCAGCCCTGTCAAAGGCACTTCCACCCAACGGAGTCCCACCAGACAGTCTCCTGTTAAA GGTGGAACTTATGATTCAGAGCTGATGAGGGTATTACGCGAAAGAGATGAGTTGCAAAACATGTTGGATAAGTACGAGCGCCACATGTCAGAGGTCCAGGCCAACATTAAAGTACTCACAGCTGAGCGAGACAAGACCAGAATGCACTACCAACAG GCTCAGGAGGAGATAGCAGCTCTACGGCGAGAGGTGATGAAGTCAAGAACCGCGCGAGGACCCAAGAGTAGCGTGACAGCTCAGAGCATCCTCAAACGACTGGAGGCTGAGAGGGACGAGGCAGCTGCAGATCTCCATCACATgaccacagagagagacagccTGAGAGAGAGATTAAAG ATCTCTCAGGAGACAGCCATCAGTGAAAGAGCTCACCTGGAGCAGAGGGTGGAAGACCTGCAGGCTGCTGTACTCACA CTGGAACAGGAGCGTGGGGAGCAGAAAAGCAGACAGGCTCAGATGAGGGAGACCATGATTGGCCTAGAGGAGGAAGTTCACACATTAGGCCAAAAACTCAACAGCAGTGAGGAAGAGCTCGGCCGCGTTAGGAATGAGTGCAGCAGCCTCAG ACTGTCAAACAGTCAGATGGAAAGTTCTCTGAGTGAGACTCAGCGGAGACTGACCTCCAGGATTGGAGAGCTGCAGAACCTTCAGGACAGAAATAAACAGCTAGATGAGAAGAACG AGTCTCTGTTGAGGCAGATGATGGCGTCACGAGAGGAGGTCAGCATGCTGCAGCACACCAGCTCAGAGCTGGACCTGCACAGAAGAACGCTGATGGTACAACTGGAGAAGAAGAGTGAGCTGCTCAGCATAGCGGATGACCAGCTGGATGAGAAG gAGAAAACCATCAGGAGTTTTAGGCTAAAAGTTGAGGATCTTGAAAAAACTCTAGT AGCTCTTAAGGAGACTGTGGttgatagagagagagacctgGAAGTTCTGAGGAGGAAGTTGTCAGACTCTGAAAAGGGGGTGGTAACTTTGACGAAAATCAAAGATGCCATGTTGCAGGAGAACAGTCTGCTCAGGGCCGACCTTGACCAAGCGCATCTGGACAAACAG TCCCTGCAGCTCAAGCTAGATGAAGCTAATCATGAAATAGAAGACATTCATAGAAAAGTACAAGATCACATTGCTGACATCTCATGCACTGAAGATCTGCTGTCTGCTAAG GAGCGGGAGTGCCGGGATCTGGAGGAGTCTGAAAGGAAAGTGTCTCTTCAGGCAGAAAGCTGGGAGAGGCAGTCCAGACAAGCAGAAACCACCATCACAGAACTTCGCCTTGAGCTTAGTGACTCTAATTCGGAGATGATTCGACTTAAAGAAAGGGCAGATAGCCTTGAGAGAAGCCTGCAAGAG GCACTGAGTGCTGAGCGAAGCTGCAACAGTCAGCTGTCTCAGCTAAACCGGAAGATGATTATCATGGAGGAAGATCTGCATCAGGCACAGACTGAGCGTGCACAGGTGCAGGCAGACCTGGAAAAAACACGAGAGCTCTGCATCAAACTGGATGCCAGCAAAGAGGCT GTGCAGCATGAGCTAGAATCATGTCAATCTGAGGTGGCACTGTTGCAGAAAAAGCTGGCCAGTGAGCGTCTGTCTGTTCAGAGTCTGGAGAGCCTGCTAGTGTCTGCACGAGAAACGGAACTTCAGAGACAGCTCACCTCTCAAGAACGACAGGCTGAAACACAAATACTCAGGGACAAACTTAGCATGGCTGACAGCAAAGT GAGCTCTCAGAGCAGGGAAATGGCTCAGCTGAGGACACAATCAGCCCTGATAGAAGCAGATCTTGACATGACGAAGAGTCACCTGTCCACTGAGCGTTTTGAAAG ggaaCGTGCAGTGCAGGAACTGCGCAGACTGGGTCTCTCAGGTCTCTCTCCTGTCCTTTCTTCCACTATGCGTGACTCATCCACATCACGTCATCGTTCTCTGAGCCCTCAGAGATCCTGGTCTCCAGAACGCTCTCATCACAGCTCAGCGGACCCTCTGCTTATGTCACACTACCCAGACAG gagTTCGTCCTTCAAGGAACTTTATGACTGA